The following are from one region of the Acidobacteriota bacterium genome:
- a CDS encoding CarD family transcriptional regulator: MNTEPRRDALANESYASMKLLIGKKVNYPSQGPCLIDAIEEKLIGGKRVTFYQLQVLNEGGGKLLVPANKVENVGIRPLLKKTEIPGLLERLRRTSKSDLNCRDRIRLNMQLLATGSAFDLAEVVESLTDLREKKSLSFGERKTLEKARCLLICEISEVLGETRTEAEVRINQALEKAC, translated from the coding sequence GTGAATACTGAACCGCGCCGGGATGCGCTGGCTAACGAAAGTTATGCTTCCATGAAATTGTTGATTGGGAAAAAAGTCAATTATCCAAGTCAAGGTCCGTGCCTGATTGACGCTATCGAGGAAAAACTGATTGGCGGAAAACGGGTTACCTTTTATCAATTGCAGGTTCTCAACGAGGGTGGGGGGAAATTGTTGGTTCCCGCAAACAAGGTTGAAAATGTTGGCATACGCCCTTTGCTCAAGAAAACCGAAATTCCCGGTTTGCTGGAACGATTGAGGCGAACTTCAAAATCAGATTTAAATTGTCGGGATCGCATTCGCCTGAATATGCAATTGCTCGCCACCGGTTCGGCATTTGACCTTGCCGAAGTGGTCGAATCCTTGACGGATTTACGCGAGAAAAAAAGCCTGTCGTTTGGGGAACGAAAAACTTTGGAAAAAGCCAGGTGCCTGTTGATTTGTGAAATCTCGGAAGTCTTGGGAGAAACCAGAACCGAAGCGGAAGTTCGCATTAACCAGGCACTTGAAAAAGCTTGTTAA
- a CDS encoding DPP IV N-terminal domain-containing protein, translating into MKKIIANILSVKLVLSLLLAFIIQSPATPAQDRLKLMPGYDQYQKLSREIPGSVKTGALQVAWKDGGKAFEYRKDGKLFRYDIATKQATEATSTSGDAANDDMMGRRRRGGPERGRQFDSATSLDGKLKAFHRNRNLFLSNADGSNEIAITTDGDEKKRIKYGTASWVYGEELNQTTAMWWSPNGKKIAYYRFDESPVPDFFLQLDQTKLQSRMDIEAYPKAGVNNPIVELFVYDIDSKKSTQVDVRDGKPFENSAVGHYVYGVTWSPDGTELLFNRSNRRQNIMEFTAANPETGKCRVVVHEEWLPSWVDNSPEIRFLKDGKRFIWESERTGWKNYYLYDLSGKLITPLTQHQFETASIVRIDEDTNTFYYLARSGDNHMKMQLHRVGLDGKGDKRLTDPTLNHAVNLAPDGQYFVDVAQTHDTPPSTRLVDATGKVVEELAKSDLTKFEELKLKKMELIKYKAADGVTELHGLLSFPSNFDPSKKYPLLVSVYAGPATNGARETFSPPSPLTEYGFLVASLDSRSAAGRGKRFLDAIYQKLGVVEIDDQAAGVKSLWSRSYVDKNRVGIFGTSYGGYSSALAILRHPDVFQAASASSAVTSWHHYDSIYTERYMWIPQENKDGYEAGNAMNYADKLKGRLMIYYGTADNNVHPNNSMQLIRALQNAGKSFEVQVGPDAGHSGLNMNRMMEFFIENLMMKSAQQ; encoded by the coding sequence ATGAAAAAAATAATCGCTAACATTTTGAGTGTGAAATTAGTTTTGAGTTTACTGCTGGCATTCATCATTCAGTCACCTGCAACCCCTGCACAGGATCGACTGAAATTGATGCCGGGTTATGACCAATATCAGAAATTAAGCCGCGAAATTCCCGGATCGGTGAAAACCGGCGCGTTGCAAGTTGCCTGGAAAGACGGCGGCAAAGCTTTTGAATACCGCAAAGATGGCAAGCTTTTCCGCTATGACATCGCCACCAAACAGGCTACGGAAGCCACTTCCACGTCAGGCGACGCCGCCAATGATGATATGATGGGGCGACGCCGCAGAGGCGGGCCCGAGCGTGGCAGACAATTCGATTCAGCTACTTCACTGGATGGCAAACTCAAAGCTTTTCATCGCAACCGTAATCTCTTTTTAAGCAATGCCGATGGCTCGAATGAAATCGCCATCACCACCGATGGCGACGAAAAGAAACGCATCAAATACGGAACCGCAAGCTGGGTATATGGCGAAGAACTCAATCAGACCACAGCGATGTGGTGGTCGCCGAATGGCAAAAAAATCGCCTACTATCGTTTTGATGAAAGCCCGGTTCCCGATTTCTTCCTGCAACTCGATCAGACCAAACTGCAAAGCCGCATGGACATCGAAGCCTACCCCAAAGCCGGGGTCAATAACCCCATCGTTGAACTGTTTGTCTATGACATCGACAGCAAAAAATCGACTCAGGTGGATGTTCGCGATGGCAAGCCGTTTGAAAATTCGGCAGTCGGGCATTATGTCTATGGCGTCACCTGGTCGCCCGACGGCACAGAACTTTTATTCAATCGCAGCAATCGACGACAGAACATTATGGAATTTACCGCGGCTAATCCGGAAACCGGCAAATGCCGCGTCGTGGTTCACGAAGAATGGTTGCCGAGTTGGGTTGATAATTCGCCCGAAATACGATTTTTAAAGGATGGCAAACGCTTCATCTGGGAATCGGAACGCACCGGCTGGAAAAATTATTATCTCTATGATTTGAGCGGCAAGTTGATTACCCCGCTTACCCAACATCAATTTGAAACCGCAAGCATCGTCCGCATTGATGAAGACACCAATACGTTTTATTACCTGGCGCGAAGCGGCGACAATCACATGAAAATGCAATTGCACCGCGTGGGACTCGATGGCAAAGGCGATAAACGGTTGACCGACCCGACCTTGAATCATGCGGTCAATCTTGCGCCTGATGGACAGTATTTTGTTGATGTCGCGCAAACCCATGACACGCCACCGAGCACGCGGTTGGTTGATGCGACCGGTAAAGTCGTCGAAGAACTGGCGAAAAGCGACCTCACGAAATTTGAGGAATTGAAACTTAAAAAGATGGAACTCATCAAATATAAAGCCGCCGATGGGGTCACCGAACTTCACGGTTTGCTGAGTTTCCCATCCAATTTCGATCCCTCGAAAAAATATCCATTGCTTGTGAGCGTCTATGCGGGACCGGCAACCAACGGGGCGCGCGAAACTTTTTCACCGCCAAGCCCGCTTACCGAATATGGGTTCCTGGTGGCTTCGCTCGATTCGCGTAGCGCCGCCGGACGCGGCAAGCGTTTCCTTGACGCTATCTATCAAAAACTCGGCGTCGTGGAAATTGATGACCAGGCGGCGGGCGTGAAATCGCTCTGGTCGCGATCTTATGTGGATAAAAATCGTGTAGGCATTTTCGGAACGTCTTACGGCGGATATTCTTCGGCGCTCGCGATTTTGCGTCATCCAGATGTTTTCCAGGCGGCGTCGGCATCGTCGGCGGTGACGTCGTGGCATCACTATGACTCGATTTATACAGAGCGTTATATGTGGATTCCCCAGGAAAATAAAGACGGATACGAAGCGGGCAACGCCATGAATTATGCGGACAAGCTGAAAGGTCGGTTGATGATTTATTATGGCACCGCCGATAACAACGTTCACCCGAACAATTCCATGCAATTGATTCGCGCTTTGCAAAATGCCGGAAAGAGTTTTGAAGTGCAGGTCGGTCCCGATGCCGGTCATTCAGGTTTGAATATGAATCGCATGATGGAATTTTTTATTGAAAACCTGATGATGAAATCGGCGCAACAGTAA
- the chrA gene encoding chromate efflux transporter produces MNKPPQSDKASDLNDSQSQEVNFRVAFRYWLKLGFINFGGPAGQIALMHNDLVDRRKWISEERFLHALNFCMLLPGPEAQQLAVYIGWLLHGTRGGIIAGSFFVLPSIAVLLALSYIYARFGNVPFVIAILSGFKPVVVAIVVEAIMKIGKRALKRMEHFIIAGLAFMAIYFLHVPFPLIVFTAAILGLLLKRFNLPKTASTIEQSLTQTAKTVSQKPLLHSIKTFSVFVVLWAIPFVILIWWRGWESPLAKLYRFFTQAAFVTFGGAYAVLAYVTQAAVDSYGWLTQSQAVDGLALAETTPGPLIMVLQFIGFMSGWNNPDGLSQTTAGVISALITTYTTFLPSFMFILLGAPYIEKLRENHSLTSALSGVTAAVVGVILNLALVFGLAVIFPSGRLSDINWFAAIMSIAAFIALYRFKIDVLWVVLAGGAIGLLFSLLR; encoded by the coding sequence ATGAATAAACCGCCGCAATCTGACAAAGCGTCTGACCTGAATGATTCGCAATCGCAGGAAGTCAATTTCCGGGTAGCGTTTCGCTATTGGTTGAAACTTGGGTTTATCAATTTCGGCGGTCCTGCCGGTCAAATTGCGCTGATGCACAATGATCTGGTTGATCGGCGGAAATGGATATCCGAAGAGCGTTTTCTTCATGCCTTGAACTTCTGTATGTTGCTGCCCGGCCCCGAAGCGCAACAATTGGCGGTCTATATCGGCTGGTTGCTGCACGGCACACGCGGTGGCATCATCGCCGGTTCATTTTTTGTCTTGCCATCCATCGCGGTCTTGCTTGCGCTCTCATACATTTATGCGCGATTCGGTAATGTGCCTTTTGTGATTGCCATCCTTTCCGGTTTCAAACCCGTCGTCGTGGCCATTGTCGTCGAAGCCATTATGAAAATCGGCAAACGGGCTTTGAAACGAATGGAACACTTTATCATCGCTGGTCTCGCTTTTATGGCTATCTATTTTCTGCACGTTCCCTTTCCGCTTATCGTTTTTACGGCGGCAATTTTGGGATTGTTATTGAAACGGTTCAATCTGCCAAAAACAGCTTCAACTATTGAACAATCATTAACCCAAACAGCCAAAACCGTCTCGCAAAAACCCCTGTTACACAGCATTAAAACTTTTTCGGTTTTTGTCGTACTTTGGGCAATTCCATTTGTCATTTTGATTTGGTGGCGAGGTTGGGAAAGCCCGCTTGCAAAACTTTATCGCTTCTTTACTCAGGCGGCATTTGTGACCTTTGGCGGAGCTTATGCAGTTTTGGCTTACGTTACGCAGGCGGCAGTCGATTCCTACGGCTGGCTTACTCAGTCGCAGGCGGTTGATGGGCTGGCGCTTGCTGAAACCACACCTGGGCCTCTGATTATGGTTTTGCAATTTATCGGCTTTATGTCGGGATGGAATAATCCTGACGGTTTATCGCAAACCACCGCAGGTGTGATAAGCGCGTTGATTACTACCTACACGACATTTCTACCCTCTTTTATGTTTATTTTGTTAGGCGCGCCTTACATTGAAAAACTGCGCGAGAATCATTCGCTCACTTCGGCGCTCTCAGGCGTCACCGCGGCAGTGGTCGGCGTGATTTTAAACCTTGCGCTGGTATTCGGGCTTGCGGTGATTTTTCCAAGTGGCAGGTTATCCGATATAAATTGGTTTGCGGCGATCATGAGCATCGCAGCATTCATCGCGCTTTACCGATTCAAAATAGATGTCTTGTGGGTCGTCCTTGCAGGCGGCGCAATTGGTCTTTTATTCTCGCTATTGCGATAG
- a CDS encoding amidohydrolase family protein, with amino-acid sequence MTTTQKPFIIDAWAQPANAKGFAKMPEIVRLFQQSGSAHLVEQGLSGEQIIAEMDKAGVDQLMLSAWHRPGSWIFSNDEIAEMIRAYPDRFAGIAAVNLEKPVEAVRELERAVKEWGFKALRVVPWLWKLPPNDKLYYPLYVKCIELDIPFCTQVGHTGPLMPSETGRPVPYLDEVALTFPELKIVGGHIGYPWTDEMIGLAWKHANVFIDTSAYLPRYYPPQLIHYLKTYGKDKVLFGTNFPQLALEKCVAQVYELNLPDDIQAKFLSENAKRVFKL; translated from the coding sequence ATGACTACAACTCAAAAACCATTCATCATTGATGCCTGGGCACAACCGGCAAACGCTAAAGGGTTTGCCAAAATGCCCGAAATTGTTCGGCTTTTTCAACAATCCGGTTCGGCTCACCTGGTTGAACAAGGACTCTCAGGCGAACAAATCATCGCGGAAATGGACAAAGCCGGAGTTGATCAATTGATGCTTTCGGCGTGGCATCGACCGGGCAGTTGGATTTTCTCGAATGATGAAATTGCCGAAATGATTCGCGCTTATCCTGACCGCTTCGCAGGCATCGCCGCCGTAAATCTCGAAAAACCGGTTGAAGCAGTGCGGGAACTCGAACGCGCCGTAAAAGAATGGGGATTTAAAGCCCTGCGCGTAGTGCCCTGGCTTTGGAAATTGCCGCCCAACGATAAACTCTATTACCCGCTATATGTAAAGTGCATTGAATTGGACATCCCGTTTTGCACACAGGTCGGACACACTGGCCCATTGATGCCCTCGGAAACCGGACGCCCGGTGCCATACCTTGATGAAGTGGCACTCACTTTTCCCGAACTCAAAATCGTTGGCGGTCATATCGGCTACCCGTGGACAGATGAGATGATTGGACTCGCCTGGAAACACGCCAATGTTTTTATCGACACCTCGGCTTATCTGCCGCGCTATTATCCCCCGCAATTGATTCATTACCTGAAAACCTATGGCAAAGACAAAGTCTTATTCGGAACCAATTTTCCGCAACTCGCATTGGAAAAATGTGTGGCGCAGGTTTACGAACTCAATTTACCGGATGATATACAAGCAAAATTTTTAAGCGAAAATGCCAAACGGGTATTTAAGTTATAG
- a CDS encoding tetratricopeptide repeat protein, giving the protein MSRGRKGKKIIPQTQTETVVTTNQQTRREKAIAISQTRKNERWLLLGVLAITAVAFLNALGGEFVYDDKFQIINNPSLGSLTNIPKMFVQSVWQFMNANSPEAVGLYYRPMFNSLLIITNQMFGANLFGWHLVSLGLHVTATYLVYLLAREWQLANEMALGAALLFGLHPVHSESVAWISGLPDPLVTVFLLASLIFYERQRNRALQKHLLILSLICALLALFSKEIAIVFPAFLLIRELLDKKPEEHIYEAAIRSVKSAAPYFAMAAIYLVARFLVLGFLSKTEPKAIGITTEQVIFTIPVILLRYAKLLFAPSPLSIIYSQEYVSSAADIQFWGCLLGAIGIMLAAIWFTRNSMLRKLSLIWMILFLLPVLNLKAFNPQESLIHDRYLYAPSVGFCILLALAIYRLSQFFKAREQMVFRTAIVLISLVFFGLTISQNETWKNDFAMVDNALKVSPQWSFLYNYRGAQYSKSNPAEAERNYQEALKYNGDNYDVYSNLGNLWQNQGKFAEAEQQYLKAIELGANYSDVFFNLGAVYIAQNRLAEAEPHLIRAVYLNPSYTVARYNLAWVYDQLGKLPQAEQEYMNTLTYAPTYAEPRINLGIVLTKQSRFQEALNQLQTAQVYAPDHSVLLFALGDLYLKMNQPQQAIDSFNKLIRREPQHRLAYTSLGLAYEAAGNKEQARANFQKAIEVAPQDPYTATARDHLAKL; this is encoded by the coding sequence ATGAGCAGAGGACGAAAAGGCAAAAAAATCATTCCCCAGACGCAAACCGAAACTGTCGTTACAACCAACCAACAAACGCGCCGCGAAAAAGCCATCGCCATCTCGCAAACTCGCAAGAATGAGCGATGGCTTTTACTTGGCGTTTTAGCAATCACTGCGGTGGCATTTTTAAATGCGCTTGGCGGCGAATTCGTTTACGACGATAAATTTCAGATTATCAATAATCCTTCACTTGGCTCATTGACCAACATTCCCAAGATGTTCGTGCAAAGCGTCTGGCAATTTATGAATGCCAATTCGCCCGAAGCCGTCGGTCTCTATTACCGCCCGATGTTCAATTCCCTGCTCATCATCACCAATCAGATGTTCGGTGCCAATTTGTTCGGATGGCATCTGGTTTCGTTGGGTTTGCATGTGACGGCAACCTACCTGGTTTATCTGCTCGCCAGAGAGTGGCAACTCGCGAATGAAATGGCTCTCGGCGCAGCCTTGTTATTCGGGCTGCATCCTGTGCATAGCGAATCGGTCGCCTGGATTTCGGGGCTGCCCGACCCGTTAGTGACCGTTTTTCTACTTGCTTCGCTGATTTTTTATGAACGCCAGCGAAATCGCGCGCTGCAAAAACACCTATTAATTTTAAGTTTGATTTGCGCCTTGCTGGCTCTGTTCAGCAAAGAGATTGCCATCGTCTTTCCGGCATTTCTTTTGATTAGAGAGTTACTGGATAAAAAACCCGAAGAGCATATTTACGAAGCCGCGATTCGTTCTGTCAAAAGCGCCGCGCCCTATTTCGCGATGGCGGCGATTTATCTGGTCGCGCGTTTTCTGGTTCTGGGTTTTTTGAGCAAGACCGAACCCAAAGCCATCGGCATTACCACTGAGCAGGTGATTTTTACGATTCCGGTGATTTTATTACGCTACGCGAAATTACTTTTTGCACCGTCGCCGTTATCCATCATCTACAGTCAGGAATATGTTTCGAGCGCCGCTGATATACAATTTTGGGGATGTTTGCTGGGAGCAATCGGGATAATGCTTGCCGCAATTTGGTTCACGCGAAATTCAATGCTCAGAAAACTTTCGCTCATCTGGATGATTTTATTTTTGTTGCCGGTTTTAAATCTGAAAGCCTTCAATCCGCAGGAATCCCTAATCCACGACCGTTATCTTTATGCGCCATCGGTTGGCTTTTGCATTTTGCTTGCACTGGCGATTTACCGGCTCAGTCAATTTTTCAAAGCGCGCGAACAGATGGTTTTCAGAACGGCGATTGTGCTCATCAGTCTGGTATTTTTCGGATTGACGATTTCGCAGAATGAAACCTGGAAGAATGATTTCGCAATGGTCGATAATGCCTTGAAAGTCAGCCCGCAATGGTCATTTCTTTATAACTATCGCGGCGCGCAATACAGCAAGAGCAACCCGGCAGAAGCCGAGCGCAATTATCAGGAAGCATTGAAATACAATGGGGACAATTATGATGTCTATTCCAACCTCGGCAATCTCTGGCAAAATCAGGGCAAGTTTGCCGAAGCCGAACAACAATATTTGAAAGCCATCGAACTCGGCGCGAATTATTCGGATGTGTTTTTCAATCTCGGAGCAGTTTATATCGCGCAAAATCGTCTGGCGGAGGCCGAACCGCACTTGATTCGTGCTGTCTATCTGAATCCATCTTACACCGTTGCGCGCTATAACCTCGCGTGGGTTTATGACCAACTGGGTAAATTGCCACAGGCTGAGCAGGAATATATGAATACGTTGACCTACGCGCCAACGTATGCCGAACCGCGCATCAATCTGGGCATCGTTTTAACCAAACAATCGCGGTTTCAGGAAGCTTTAAATCAATTGCAAACCGCACAAGTCTATGCGCCCGATCATTCGGTGTTGCTTTTTGCGCTTGGCGATTTGTACCTGAAGATGAATCAACCACAACAGGCGATTGATAGTTTCAACAAATTAATTCGTCGCGAACCGCAACATCGTCTGGCGTATACGAGCCTGGGGCTGGCATATGAAGCCGCCGGTAATAAAGAGCAGGCGCGCGCTAATTTTCAAAAAGCCATAGAGGTTGCGCCGCAAGACCCATACACCGCAACCGCCCGCGACCACCTGGCGAAACTATAA
- a CDS encoding adenylate/guanylate cyclase domain-containing protein has product MQKRFNQILTELFGEPRQFSLEHRLFNTLSLISGVANLGGAFRFLDFNNQNLLFILHVISGLVFLVFYFFARLRGSYRKLFWPFIIGIQIFLFVNTLINAGTLGGAHYYFIPALVIAIILAPAKRSIVLAFAISCFFTLTIIFIEVKHPELIAPHLNNEARVTDIAINLLFVQIFTGILVLVLTKNLNQERRKSDKLLLNILPASIADELKARDAVEPKHYESVTIMFTDFVGFTQIAEQLSPQELIRELDDCFREFDRIANKHGLEKIKTIGDAYMAVGGIPMINHTHAMDCLDAALEILALMQSLKAQKQKANKPFWQIRIGIHSGSLVAGVIGHDKFAYDVWGDTVNTASRLESSGVAGRINISGATYEQIKEAFECEYRGKIAAKNKGEIDMYFVNGVRQENLIDEKIIVKSVETSSPPH; this is encoded by the coding sequence GTGCAAAAGCGGTTCAACCAAATCCTCACAGAACTCTTTGGCGAACCGCGTCAATTCTCACTTGAACACCGATTGTTTAACACCCTCAGCTTAATAAGTGGGGTAGCCAATCTCGGCGGCGCTTTCCGGTTTCTGGATTTCAATAATCAAAATCTTCTTTTTATTTTGCATGTCATTTCGGGGCTGGTTTTTCTGGTGTTCTATTTTTTCGCGCGGTTGCGTGGGTCGTACAGGAAACTTTTCTGGCCTTTTATCATTGGCATTCAAATTTTTCTTTTCGTCAACACCCTGATTAATGCAGGAACCCTCGGTGGCGCGCATTATTACTTCATTCCGGCGCTCGTCATTGCCATTATTCTCGCGCCTGCGAAACGTTCAATCGTTCTGGCTTTTGCTATATCCTGCTTTTTCACCCTGACAATAATTTTTATAGAGGTCAAACATCCTGAACTGATTGCCCCACACCTGAACAATGAAGCCAGAGTTACTGACATCGCTATCAATTTATTATTCGTACAGATTTTTACCGGCATTCTGGTTTTAGTCTTAACCAAAAATCTTAATCAGGAACGGCGCAAATCGGATAAATTATTGCTCAATATTTTGCCCGCCAGCATTGCCGACGAGTTGAAAGCCAGAGACGCTGTTGAACCCAAGCATTATGAAAGCGTCACCATAATGTTCACCGATTTCGTCGGCTTCACCCAAATCGCCGAACAGCTTTCGCCGCAGGAACTGATTCGCGAACTGGATGATTGTTTTCGTGAATTTGACCGCATCGCCAATAAACATGGCTTGGAAAAAATCAAGACCATTGGCGATGCCTATATGGCGGTCGGCGGAATTCCAATGATCAATCACACCCACGCGATGGATTGCCTCGACGCCGCTCTGGAAATTTTAGCTTTGATGCAATCGTTGAAGGCGCAAAAACAAAAAGCCAATAAACCTTTCTGGCAAATCCGCATCGGCATTCATTCGGGTTCATTAGTTGCAGGCGTCATCGGGCATGACAAATTCGCTTATGATGTCTGGGGCGATACGGTCAACACCGCCAGTCGTCTGGAATCCTCCGGCGTGGCAGGAAGAATCAATATTTCCGGCGCAACCTATGAACAGATAAAAGAGGCTTTCGAGTGTGAATATCGCGGCAAAATCGCTGCGAAAAATAAAGGCGAAATCGATATGTATTTTGTAAACGGCGTTCGTCAGGAAAATTTAATCGATGAAAAAATCATTGTAAAATCCGTTGAAACCTCTTCACCTCCTCACTAA
- a CDS encoding superoxide dismutase encodes MKKISRRESIGNLLSAGAGMAILGNHTESKAASGNSEPTTTQATTLAFRGQHPIKPLPFDPTKLKGISEKLIKSHWENNYSGAVKALNAVEQRLDALLKDKDLPPYIYGDVKREELVRTGSVVLHEHYFGNLGGDGKAGGAVVNLIKNHFGSFENWEAEFRKTAMALSGGSGWAVLSYNLHNGELHNYWAWDHMHNAPMGRPLLVLDMYEHAYHMDYGAAAAKYVDAFMMNVNWQEVNRRAEQAIKIPLI; translated from the coding sequence ATGAAAAAAATTTCCAGACGGGAATCAATCGGCAATCTCCTGTCAGCCGGAGCAGGCATGGCAATCCTTGGAAACCATACGGAAAGTAAAGCCGCTTCAGGCAACAGCGAACCAACAACTACTCAAGCGACGACCCTTGCCTTTCGCGGACAACATCCTATAAAACCGCTACCCTTTGACCCGACAAAATTGAAAGGCATTTCTGAAAAACTGATTAAATCGCACTGGGAAAACAACTACTCCGGAGCGGTTAAGGCGTTGAACGCCGTCGAGCAGCGATTGGACGCATTGTTAAAAGACAAGGATTTGCCGCCGTATATTTATGGCGATGTAAAACGCGAAGAATTGGTTCGCACCGGGTCAGTGGTTTTGCATGAGCACTATTTCGGAAATCTCGGCGGCGACGGCAAAGCGGGTGGCGCGGTAGTCAATTTAATCAAAAACCATTTCGGCAGTTTTGAAAACTGGGAAGCGGAGTTTCGCAAAACCGCGATGGCTTTATCAGGCGGCTCCGGTTGGGCTGTGCTTTCATATAATCTGCACAACGGCGAATTGCATAATTATTGGGCGTGGGATCATATGCACAATGCGCCGATGGGAAGGCCGCTTCTGGTGCTGGATATGTATGAGCATGCTTATCATATGGATTACGGCGCAGCCGCAGCCAAATATGTTGACGCCTTTATGATGAACGTGAACTGGCAGGAAGTGAATCGCCGGGCTGAGCAGGCGATTAAAATTCCCTTGATTTAA
- a CDS encoding cytochrome b/b6 domain-containing protein, producing the protein MQFFRYAQDYYGDWLPVQLLPSAGWLMLWLVVLFVGIHRLRRAVGEPLASEAESLGLSGEKYELGARLYHWGNFVFLMMLAVSGLALFVPRSIRGTIFSWVLIHEIFAGLYIVGLLVHIISALTKGEPRTMWFEKRDWADLKTIMGNFFGRTKNYPRFGKYDPLQKIYHALLTVVSMVLIFTGIYLVFSVEVWATFSHGWLRWQRLLHDLSAFIIVAIILGHIYFALIRVNWANLAAIINGKVSAKYFRLRHSAARWRPRVAKSK; encoded by the coding sequence ATGCAATTTTTCCGTTATGCTCAAGATTACTATGGCGACTGGCTTCCTGTGCAACTCTTACCCTCTGCGGGTTGGCTGATGCTCTGGCTGGTCGTGTTATTCGTTGGCATTCATCGCTTGCGACGCGCTGTCGGGGAACCGCTTGCCAGCGAAGCTGAAAGCCTCGGTTTAAGCGGTGAAAAGTATGAACTCGGCGCGAGGCTCTACCATTGGGGCAATTTCGTATTTTTAATGATGCTTGCGGTTTCCGGGCTTGCCTTGTTTGTGCCGCGTTCAATTCGCGGGACGATTTTTTCATGGGTACTGATTCACGAAATATTTGCGGGGCTTTATATTGTCGGGTTATTGGTGCATATCATATCGGCGCTTACCAAAGGCGAACCGCGAACCATGTGGTTTGAAAAACGCGACTGGGCAGATTTAAAAACCATCATGGGCAATTTTTTCGGACGCACAAAAAACTACCCGCGTTTTGGCAAGTACGACCCCTTGCAGAAAATCTATCACGCCCTGCTCACAGTGGTTTCTATGGTTTTGATTTTTACAGGAATTTATCTGGTCTTTAGCGTCGAAGTATGGGCGACATTTTCGCACGGGTGGCTGCGCTGGCAGCGACTGTTGCATGACCTGTCGGCGTTCATCATCGTCGCCATCATTCTCGGACACATCTATTTCGCGCTGATTCGTGTCAACTGGGCGAATCTGGCAGCGATTATTAACGGAAAGGTTTCCGCGAAATATTTCCGTTTGCGCCACAGTGCGGCGCGTTGGCGACCGAGAGTTGCAAAGTCTAAATAG